GCGGAAATCGGCCACGGTCATGCCAAGGGTCAGGGAACCGGTGAGCTCGATGTCCACGGGCACCTTGCGGGTGGTCATGACTGTCGGGTCGATGACGTAGGCCACGGCGCAGGGGTCGTGGACGGGCGGGTAGTCGAAGCCCTGCGCGTCCTTGTAGGTCTTGGTAAAGAACTCCATCAGCTCCATGACGAACTTGGCCGGCTTGGTGCCCACGGCTTCGATCCGGGCCACCACCTCGGGGGTGGCCAGTGCCTGGTGCGTGAGGTCCAGGCCCACCATGACCACTGGCCAGCCCGCGTTGAACACGATGTGGGCGGCCTCGGGGTCGATGATGATGTTGAATTCGGCCACGGCGCTCCAGTTGCCCACGTGGTAGCCGCCGCCCATGAGGACAACTTCCTTCACGCGTTCGACGATCCCGGGCTCCTTGCGCGCGGCCATGGCAATGTTGGTCAGCCCGGCCGTGGGGACCAGCGTCACCGTGCCCGGCTCGTGGGCCATGACGGTGTCAATGATGAGGTCGACGGCGTGGCGCGGGTCGAGCTCGATCGTGGACTCGGGCTGGTCGGGGCCGTCCATGCCGCTGTCGCCGTGGATGTCCGGCGCGGTTTCAATGTTGCGCACCAGTGGACGGTCGCAGCCGGCCGCGAACGGTACGCCGGTGATGCCGGCGATGGTGCCGACGGCCAGCGCGTTGCGCGTGACCTTGTCCAGGGTCTGGTTGCCCACGACCGTGGTCACGGCCAGCAGGTCGATGTCCGGGCTGCCGTGGGCCAGCAGCAGTGCCACTGCGTCGTCGTGGCCCGGGTCGCAGTCCAGGATGATCTTCCGCGCCGGGGCGCCGGCCGGCTGGTGGGGCAGGGTCGCGTTCAATTTCTCTCCACGTCTTTGGGGCGGGTCTAAGCGGTGTTCCCGGGGAATGCGGGCTTACAAAAATCAAGTGTGGCACCAAGACAGGAAGCACGTCAAACGCTTAACGTGATGTTCGTCAAGCGCTTGACGTACGACCTGCCGGGCCGCCCCGCCGTTCCCCGGTACCATCGATTCATGCACCCCGCCACACAGCCCCCGTCCGACGGCGCACGGCCGGCCCGCGTCACGGCCGCCATGGTTGCCGCGCGGGCCGGGGTGTCGACGGCGACTGTCTCGCTGGTGACCAGCGGGAAGACGGCCGGAAGGGTCTCGGTCGAGAACATCGCCAAGGTGGACCGCGCGGTCAGGGAGCTTGGATATGTGGTGGACGGACTCGGCAGCTCGCTGGCCCGCGGGCGCAGCAACATTGTGATCCTGGTCGCGCCGGACGTCTCCAACCCGTTCTTTGCCAAGGTGGTCGACGGCGTCCGGACCGAGATTGGCGCCTCCTTTCAGCTACTCATCTCCGTCACCGAGGCCGGGCAGATGCCCAGTGCCGCCTTGGTGCGGAACCTGCTGTCCCTCCGGCCTGCCGGGCTGCTGGTGGACGCGCCAAGCGCGGGGTTCCTGGCCGGGCTGCCGGCGGCCGGGCCCATGGTCCTGCTCGACACGGCGGGCGTGGAGAGCGATGTCCCCTCGGTTGACCTGGACGTCGCCGGGGGGGCCATCCAACTTGCGGACCATTTGGCGGACTTGGGCCACACCACGCTCGCCTACCTTGACGGGACCACCGGCACGGACACGTTTCGGGTCCGCCGGGAGGCCTTTTGCCGCCAGGCCCTCAGTCGTGGGATGGACGTGGTGGGGCAGGCCCGCACCACCATCGACGTCGGCGCTGCGGCCGACGCCTTTGCCGCGGCCTGGCCGCAGTGGCAGCGCCGGGGAGTCACCGCGGTGGTGTGCAGCACCGACACCCACGCCTACGGCGTATTGCAGGAGGCCCGGGTGGCCCGCCTGGCGGTGCCGGGGCAGCTGGCCGTGACCGGCTTCGACGACCTGCCCTACTCCGAAAGCTCCAGTCCGGGCCTGACCACCGTCCGGCTCCCCGCGGCCGAACTGGGCCGGACGGCCGGACGACAGCTGCTGCGCCTCCTGGATGGCGCGGAACTGGCGGGGGAGGACCCTGCCGGACACCGGGTCACCCTGCGAAGCGCGCTGGTGGTCCGGGGATCAACGGTGGAGGGTGCCGCAGTCCGGCCCGGCGGGGCGTAGGCGGCGCCGGGCCGCTTCCACGGTCTTCACGCCGGGTGCGGAGGGTTCATTCAGATTCACCAACTAAACTGGTCAACTGTGAGCGCAGAAAATACCGTGACCCTCGAGCCCAGCGACGTCTCCGAGCAAATGCTTGTGCGTTTGGAAAAGCGCGCGAAATTGCTCGAACGCGGTGACCAGGCCTACCCGGTTGGTGTGGGCCGGACCCACACGCTGGAGGAAATCCGCGAGAAGTTCCCGGAGCTTGCTCCGGACACCAGTACCGGCGAACACGTCGGGGTGACCGGCCGCGTGGTTTTTGTCCGCAACACCGGCAAACTGTGCTTCGCCACGCTGCAGTCGGGGGCCGGAACGCGCCTGCAGGCCATGCTCTCGCTGGCCAACGTGGGCGAGGACGCCCTGGCCGACTGGAAGTCGCTGGTTGACCTGGGCGACCACGTCTTTGTGCACGGGGAGGTCATCAGCTCCAAGCGCGGCGAGCTGTCAGTCATGGCGGATTCGTGGCGGATGGCGTCCAAGGCCCTGCGCCCGCTGCCCGTGCTGCACGCGGAACTCTCGGAGGAAATGCGGGTGCGCCAGCGCTACGTGGACCTGATTGTCCGCGACGCCGCGCGCGATCAGGTCCGGAAGCGCTCGGCCATTGTCAAGGCCATCCGCGACACCCTCCACGGCGAGGACTACCTCGAGCTGGAGACCCCCATCCTCCAGCTCATCCACGGCGGCGCCGCCGCCCGCCCGTTCCACACCCACTTGAACGCCTTTGACCAGCCGATGACGCTGCGCATTGCCATTGAGCTTTACTTAAAGCGCGCGGTGGTGGGTGGCATGGATAAAGTGTTTGAGCTGGGCCGCATATTCCGGAATGAAGGCGTCGATTCAACCCACAGCCCGGAATTCACCATGCTGGAGGCCTATGAGGCCTACGGCGACCAATTCAGCATGGCCAAAATCATGCAGCGAATCATTCTCGCCGCCGCCGACGCCGTGGGCTCCCGCACCATTGAGACGGAGCGCGGGCAAATCAACCTCGACGGCGAATGGCCCTGGCTGCCTGTTTACCAAGGCCTGGGCGACGCGGTGGGGCAGACAATTACGCCCGAAACCACGGCCGGCGAATTGCGTGCCATCGCCGCCGCCCACGAGGTCAAAGTTGATGCCGGCTGGGACGCTGAAAAGCTCGTTGTTGAATTGTTTGGCGAAATTGTCGAGCCGACGCTCATCCAGCCCACGTTCGTCTGCGATTACCCGCCCTCGGCCCAGCCGCTGGCCCGCCCGCACCGGGACAAGCCGGGCCTTATCGAGGCGTGGGACCTGGTCATTGACGGCAAGGAAACCGGCACGGCCTTTTCCGAACTTATTGACCCGGTCATCCAGCGCGAGCGGCTGACCAAGCAGTCGCTGGCAGCCGCCTCCGGGGATCCGGAGGCCATGCAGCTGGATGAAGACTTCCTGCGCGCCCTGGAATATGGCGCGCCGCCCATGGGCGGTCTCGGCCTGGGCATCGACCGGCTGGTCATGCTCTTTACCGGCGTGGGAATCCGCGAGGCCATCCTCTTTCCCCTGATGAAACCAGAGTAGAAGCGGCAAGGTTATGGAATATATTGCAGTTATCGTGCCCTCATTGGGCGTCGGCGTGCTTTTTTACTTCGCGATGAAGGCGATATTCAATGCCGACAGGTCGGAACGCGAGGCTTTGGCGCAAGCCGAGCGCGAGGCTGAGCACAACGGCGATCTCCCGTCAAAAAATTCCTGAACGGCATTCTTTGACGCCGCGTGATTTACGCAGCATAATTTGTTAGTGACGGATACTTCAAATATATGTGAGGCGATAATCACCCATGGCACAGAAGATTCATGTAACGCTTGTCGATGACCTGGACCAAAGCCCCGCCGATGAAAACATCACGTTTGGCCTCGACGGCGTTAGCTACGAGATAGATCTTTCGGCGCACAATGCGGAGGAATTGCGCACAGCCCTGGCAAAGTACATTGCGGTGGGCCGGCGTGCCGGCGGGCGCGCAGCCCGCGGCCGCGGACCGGCAGCGGCGTCCAAATCAAAGAGCGACGTCGCTGAAATTCGCAGCTGGGCCAAGGACAACGGCTACGAAGTGCACGAACGCGGCCGCATCCAGGCCGAAGTCCGCAACGCCTATTACGCGGCGCAGGGCGCCTAAGGCTGATTTTTACCAGGCGCGACGTGCCGGAACGGCGGCGGGGCTCCCAACCGGGCGCCCCGCCGTCGCGCTTTAAGAAGGCTCCGTGCTTTAAGAAGGCTCCGCGCGACAGCGGGCAAGGGGTTCTTATTTCCCCTGTGGCGAACAAGCCCCCACGGCCGCCCGGCACTGCGTAGCATCAAAGTACGCAGTAAAAGGAGTGTGGCGAAATGTTTGAGCGATTCACTGATCGAGCCCGACGCGTTGTCGTGCTGGCCCAAGAAGAGGCCCGCATGCTCAACCACAATTACATCGGCACGGAGCATATCCTGCTCGGCCTCATCCACGAGGGTGAAGGTGTTGCCGCCAAGGCCCTGGAGTCCTTGAACATCTCCCTGGACGGTGTCCGGGAGCAGGTCCAGGAGATCATTGGGCAGGGGCAGCAGGCCCCCAGCGGGCACATCCCGTTCACTCCGCGTGCCAAGAAGGTGCTGGAGCTCTCGCTGCGTGAGGCCCTGCAGCTGGGCCACAACTACATCGGCACCGAGCACATCCTCCTGGGACTGATCCGCGAGGGCGAAGGCGTGGCCGCGCAGGTGCTGGTGAAGCTCGGCGCCGATCTGGGCCGCGTGCGCCAGCAGGTCATCCAGCTGCTCTCCGGCTACCAGGGCAAGGAACCCGTGGCCAGCGGCGGCCAGCAGCAGGAAGGCACCCCGGCGGGGTCCGTGGTGCTGGACCAGTTTGGCCGGAACCTGACACAGGCCGCCCGGGAAAACAAGCTCGACCCCGTCATCGGGCGCGAGCATGAGATGGAACGCGTCATGCAGGTCCTCTCCCGACGAACGAAAAACAACCCGGTCCTCATCGGCGAGCCGGGCGTCGGCAAGACGGCCGTCGTCGAAGGCCTGGCCCAGGCGATTGTGCGCGGCGACGTGCCGGAGACCATCAAGGACAAGCAGCTGTACACGCTTGACCTGGGCTCGCTGGTGGCCGGCTCCCGCTACCGCGGCGACTTCGAGGAACGCCTGAAGAAGGTCCTGAAGGAAATCCGCACGCGCGGGGACATCATCCTCTTCATCGACGAGATCCACACACTGGTCGGCGCCGGTGCGGCCGAGGGCGCCATCGACGCGGCCTCCATCCTCAAGCCCATGCTGGCACGCGGCGAACTGCAGACCATCGGCGCCACCACGCTCGATGAATACCGCAAGCACATTGAGAAGGACGCCGCGCTGGAGCGCCGCTTCCAGCCCATCCAGGTGCAGGAACCGTCCGTGCCGCTGACCATTGAAATCCTCAAGGGCCTGCGCGACCGCTACGAGGCCCACCACCGCGTGTCCATCACCGACGACGCGCTGACGGCGGCCGCCACCCTTGCGGACCGGTACATCAGCGACCGCTTCCTGCCGGACAAGGCCATCGACCTGATCGACGAGGCCGGGGCCCGCCTGCGCATCCGCCGCATGACGGCGCCGCCGGAGCTCAAGGCCATGGACGGCGAGATCGCGGCCGTGAAGAAGCGCAAGGAAGACGCCATCGACGCCCAGGACTTCGAACGTGCCGCGTCCCTGCGCGACGACGAACAGAAGCTCATCAGCGCCCGCGCCGAAAAGGAACGCCAGTGGAAGTCCGGCGGCCTGGATGACATCTCCGAGGTCGATGAGGAACTCATCGCTGAGGTCCTGGCCAACTCCACCGGCATCCCCGTGTTCAAGCTGACCGAGGCCGAGTCCACGCGCCTGCTGAAGATGGAAGACGAGATCCACAAGCGCGTGATCGGCCAGAACGAGGCCATCAAGTCGATCTCCCAGGCCATCCGCCGCACGCGGTCCGGCCTGAAGGACCCCAAACGCCCGGGCGGCTCGTTCATCTTCGCCGGCCCCACCGGCGTTGGCAAGACCGAGCTGGCCAAGGCCCTTGCCGAGTTCCTGTTCGGCGATGAAGACGCCCTGATCACGCTGGACATGTCCGAGTATTCGGAGAAGCACACGGTGTCCCGCCTGTTTGGCGCCCCTCCCGGCTACGTGGGCTACGAAGAAGGCGGGCAGCTGACCGAGAAGGTGCGCCGCCGCCCGTTCTCCGTGGTCCTCTTCGACGAGGTTGAAAAGGCCCACGCGGACCTGTTCAACTCGCTGCTGCAGATCCTCGAGGACGGCCGCCTGACGGACAGCCAGGGCCGGGTGGTGGACTTCAAGAACACCATCATCATCATGACCACCAACCTGGGCACACGTGACATCTCCAAGTCCGTGGCCACCGGCTTCCAGTCCGGCTCGGACACCCAGACCGGCTACAACCGGATGCGTGCACGGGTGACGGAAGAGCTCAAGCAGCACTTCCGCCCCGAGTTCCTCAACCGCGTTGACGACGTGGTGGTGTTCCCGCAGCTGACCCAGGACGAGATCATCGAGATCGTTGACCTCATGGTGGCACGACTCGAGGGACGCCTGGCGGACAAGGGCATGGGCATTGAGCTCACGCCCGCGGCCAAGGTCCTGTTGGCCACCCGCGGCTACGACCCCGCCATGGGTGCCCGGCCCCTGCGACGCACCATCCAGCGCGAGATCGAGGACCACCTTTCCGAGAAGATCCTCTTTGGGGAGATCAAGTCCGGCGACATCATCGCGGTGGACGTGGAAGGCGAGGGCGACGAGGCAAAGTTCACCTTTGTGGGCACAGCCAGGCCGAAGATCCCGGACGCCATCACCGCTTCCGCGTAATTGATGTTCGACGCCGGCGACCCCCCTCCCGGGGCAGGTCACCGGCGTCGTGCTTTAAGCCGTGCCTTAAGAAGCAGGGCCTTGGGAAGCAGGGCCTCCGGAGGGTGCCGGGGACCGTGCCGGGACGCCCGCCGTCGTAGACTGAAGCGGTGACTGCCGAAACCACCGCCCTTGACATTGCCCTCCGGCCGGCCCGGACCTCCGACGTCCAGGCCATCAAGGACCTGGTGGCGCCCCTGGCGGAGCAGCGAATCCTGATCTCCAAGGAATCGGTCACCTATTACGAATCCATCCAGGAATTCATCGTTGCCGAGATCGACGGCGTCATTGTGGGCTGCGGGGCCCTTCACGTCATGTGGGAGGACCTTGCTGAAATCCGCACCCTGGCCACCGCCGGCGCGTGGCGGGGCAGGGGCGTGGGCCATGCCCTGGTGGAGCGGCTGCTGGAGCACGCCCGCCGGGTCGGCGTCGGCCGCGTGTTCTGCCTGACGTTTGAGGTGGACTTTTTCCTCCGCCACCGTTTTGAGGTCATGGCGGACCAGAGCGTCGTGGACCCGGCCGTGTACATGGAACTGCTGCGCTCCGCGGATGAAGGCATTGCCGAGTTCCTGGACCTGGCGCGCGTCAAGCCGAACACGCTGGGCAACACCCGGATGATCCGCACGCTCTGATCCGGGCCAAACCGCGCGGCGCCGGCCACCCCTACCACGCGGCAAGCGGGCCGGGTAGTGTTCAAGGAAGGCGGCACGCGCGCCAAGGCGGCGGCCGCCACCCAATTATGCTCGCTGTTCGATCTGGAGGGTGCCGTCTTGAAAAAGCTCATCAATGATCCCAAGGCTGTTGTGGATGAATCGGTGGAGGGATTCGGCCTGGCGCATGCAGACCTGGTCACGGTCCATCCCGATCCGCTGTTTGTTTCCCGCAAGGAGGCCAAGTCCGGCAAGGTGGGGCTGCTTTCCGGCGGCGGCAGCGGCCACGAACCCCTCCACGCCGGCTACGTTGGCTTCGGCATGCTCGACGCCGCCGTCCCCGGCGCGGTTTTCACCTCACCCACGCCCGACGCCATCATTCCGGCGACACTCGCAGCGGACTCCGGTGCCGGCGTCGTCCACATCGTGAAGAACTACACCGGGGACGTGCTGAACTTTGAGACGGCCGCCGAGATGGCCCAGGCGGAGGGCGTCGAGGTCCGCACGGTGTTGGTGAACGACGATGTCGCCGTCGAGGACTCGCTGTACACGGCCGGGCGGCGCGGCGTGGGTGGCACGGTGCTGGTGGAGAAGATTGCCGGCGCCGCGGCCGAGAGGGGCGACGGGCTCGACGCCGTCGCCGCCATCGGCCAGCGGGTCAACGACAATGTGCGCACCATGGGCGTGGCCCTGTCAGCCTGCACGGTGCCGCACGCGGGCGTGCCGAGCTTTGAGCTGGGCGAGGACGAGATTGAAATTGGCATTGGCATCCACGGGGAGCCCGGCCGGCACAGGATCCCGATGGAGAACGCCGACGGGATCACGGACAGGCTGCTGGAGCCCATTCTGGCGGACCTCAAGCCCGCCCCGGGGGAGAAGGTCCTGCTGTTTGTCAACGGGATGGGCGGCACCCCTGCCAGCGAGCTCTACATCGTGTACCGGCATGCGGTGAAGGTGCTTGAGGGGGCCGGGCTGGTGGTGGAGCGCTCGCTGGTGGGCAACTACATCACGGCACTGGAAATGCAGGGCTGTTCCATTTCGGTGCTGCGCCTGGACCAGGAAATGACGTCTCTGTGGGACGCGCCCGTCCACACGCCGGCACTGCGATGGGGGATGTAAGTGACGGGCTCCGGCAACGGCTCCGGACAGGTGCTGGACGCGGCGTGGGCCATCGACTGGCTGCGGCGCAGCGCGGCCGTGGTGTCGGAAAACCGTGTGGCGTTGATTGAGCTGGACCGCGCCATCGGCGACGGGGACCACGGCGAGAACTTGGACCGCGGTTTCACCGCCATTGTGGCCAAGCTCGACCAGGAGACCCCTGCCACGCCCGGGGCGGCGTTCAAGATGGCGGCCATGACGCTCATGTCAAAGGTGGGCGGAGCCGCCGGGCCCCTTTACGGCACCGCATTCCTGCGTGCAGGCACCGCCGTGGGCGATGCCACCGCGCTGGACGCCTCCATGCTGGTTGCGGCACTGACTGCGGCACGGGACGGCGTGGTGGCACGCGGAAAGGCCGCCTCGGGCGAGAAGACCATGATCGACGCATGGACCCCGGCGGTTGAAGCCGCCGCCGCCGAAGCTGCTGCCGATGGCGGGCCCGCCGTCGTGCTGGCGGCAGCGGCCGACGCTGCGGAGGCCGGCGCCATCGCGACCGACCCGCTCATAGCGCGCAAGGGCCGGGCAAGCTATCTGGGGGAGCGGGCCATCGGGCACCGGGACCCCGGCGCCGCGTCGTCGGCGCTGATCCTGCGTGCGGCGGCCGACGCCGCGGCGGCATCGGCAGGGTCGGCTGCGGGCGGGTCGGCGCCGGCCGGGTCGGCCTCATGAGCGTGGGGCTGGTCATTGTGTCCCACAGTGCCCAGCTGGCCGCCGGCGTCGCCGAACTGGCGGCCCAGATGGCGCGGGACGTGGTGCTGGTCCCGGCCGGCGGCACGGACGACGGCGGCATTGGAACCTCCCTGGAGAAGGTCATGTCCGCGCTGGAAAAGGCGGACGGCGGCGACGGCGTGGTGGTGCTGACGGATTTGGGCTCCGCAGTCATGACGGCCGAATCGGCGCTGGAATTCATGGGCGACCCGGAGAACGTCGTCCTGGCCAACGCGCCCCTCGTTGAAGGCGCCGTCGCGGCGGCCGTCGCCGCCCAGTCCGGGGCCGGACTGGCAGTGGTGAAAAAGGCTGCCGAAACCGCGCTCGACCCTGCCGGCGGGGCAGCGGGCGCCGATGCTGCCGGCGGT
This genomic stretch from Arthrobacter dokdonellae harbors:
- a CDS encoding amino-acid N-acetyltransferase, which produces MTAETTALDIALRPARTSDVQAIKDLVAPLAEQRILISKESVTYYESIQEFIVAEIDGVIVGCGALHVMWEDLAEIRTLATAGAWRGRGVGHALVERLLEHARRVGVGRVFCLTFEVDFFLRHRFEVMADQSVVDPAVYMELLRSADEGIAEFLDLARVKPNTLGNTRMIRTL
- the lysS gene encoding lysine--tRNA ligase produces the protein MLVRLEKRAKLLERGDQAYPVGVGRTHTLEEIREKFPELAPDTSTGEHVGVTGRVVFVRNTGKLCFATLQSGAGTRLQAMLSLANVGEDALADWKSLVDLGDHVFVHGEVISSKRGELSVMADSWRMASKALRPLPVLHAELSEEMRVRQRYVDLIVRDAARDQVRKRSAIVKAIRDTLHGEDYLELETPILQLIHGGAAARPFHTHLNAFDQPMTLRIAIELYLKRAVVGGMDKVFELGRIFRNEGVDSTHSPEFTMLEAYEAYGDQFSMAKIMQRIILAAADAVGSRTIETERGQINLDGEWPWLPVYQGLGDAVGQTITPETTAGELRAIAAAHEVKVDAGWDAEKLVVELFGEIVEPTLIQPTFVCDYPPSAQPLARPHRDKPGLIEAWDLVIDGKETGTAFSELIDPVIQRERLTKQSLAAASGDPEAMQLDEDFLRALEYGAPPMGGLGLGIDRLVMLFTGVGIREAILFPLMKPE
- the dhaM gene encoding dihydroxyacetone kinase phosphoryl donor subunit DhaM; the encoded protein is MSVGLVIVSHSAQLAAGVAELAAQMARDVVLVPAGGTDDGGIGTSLEKVMSALEKADGGDGVVVLTDLGSAVMTAESALEFMGDPENVVLANAPLVEGAVAAAVAAQSGAGLAVVKKAAETALDPAGGAAGADAAGGAVGGAPAGRDPAVGLPAGATPTAQASPEGAVTAMLTLINPIGLHARPAATLAGALGAMDVDIDINGADGQSVFLLMALGAGQGTELHVTATGPDAQRAVDLVRTEVENGFGEL
- a CDS encoding LacI family DNA-binding transcriptional regulator — encoded protein: MVAARAGVSTATVSLVTSGKTAGRVSVENIAKVDRAVRELGYVVDGLGSSLARGRSNIVILVAPDVSNPFFAKVVDGVRTEIGASFQLLISVTEAGQMPSAALVRNLLSLRPAGLLVDAPSAGFLAGLPAAGPMVLLDTAGVESDVPSVDLDVAGGAIQLADHLADLGHTTLAYLDGTTGTDTFRVRREAFCRQALSRGMDVVGQARTTIDVGAAADAFAAAWPQWQRRGVTAVVCSTDTHAYGVLQEARVARLAVPGQLAVTGFDDLPYSESSSPGLTTVRLPAAELGRTAGRQLLRLLDGAELAGEDPAGHRVTLRSALVVRGSTVEGAAVRPGGA
- a CDS encoding uridine-preferring nucleoside hydrolase UriH, with the translated sequence MNATLPHQPAGAPARKIILDCDPGHDDAVALLLAHGSPDIDLLAVTTVVGNQTLDKVTRNALAVGTIAGITGVPFAAGCDRPLVRNIETAPDIHGDSGMDGPDQPESTIELDPRHAVDLIIDTVMAHEPGTVTLVPTAGLTNIAMAARKEPGIVERVKEVVLMGGGYHVGNWSAVAEFNIIIDPEAAHIVFNAGWPVVMVGLDLTHQALATPEVVARIEAVGTKPAKFVMELMEFFTKTYKDAQGFDYPPVHDPCAVAYVIDPTVMTTRKVPVDIELTGSLTLGMTVADFRAPAPADCKTSVAVDLDHKKFWDLVTDALVRIGEVDA
- the dhaK gene encoding dihydroxyacetone kinase subunit DhaK; its protein translation is MKKLINDPKAVVDESVEGFGLAHADLVTVHPDPLFVSRKEAKSGKVGLLSGGGSGHEPLHAGYVGFGMLDAAVPGAVFTSPTPDAIIPATLAADSGAGVVHIVKNYTGDVLNFETAAEMAQAEGVEVRTVLVNDDVAVEDSLYTAGRRGVGGTVLVEKIAGAAAERGDGLDAVAAIGQRVNDNVRTMGVALSACTVPHAGVPSFELGEDEIEIGIGIHGEPGRHRIPMENADGITDRLLEPILADLKPAPGEKVLLFVNGMGGTPASELYIVYRHAVKVLEGAGLVVERSLVGNYITALEMQGCSISVLRLDQEMTSLWDAPVHTPALRWGM
- a CDS encoding ATP-dependent Clp protease ATP-binding subunit, with the translated sequence MFERFTDRARRVVVLAQEEARMLNHNYIGTEHILLGLIHEGEGVAAKALESLNISLDGVREQVQEIIGQGQQAPSGHIPFTPRAKKVLELSLREALQLGHNYIGTEHILLGLIREGEGVAAQVLVKLGADLGRVRQQVIQLLSGYQGKEPVASGGQQQEGTPAGSVVLDQFGRNLTQAARENKLDPVIGREHEMERVMQVLSRRTKNNPVLIGEPGVGKTAVVEGLAQAIVRGDVPETIKDKQLYTLDLGSLVAGSRYRGDFEERLKKVLKEIRTRGDIILFIDEIHTLVGAGAAEGAIDAASILKPMLARGELQTIGATTLDEYRKHIEKDAALERRFQPIQVQEPSVPLTIEILKGLRDRYEAHHRVSITDDALTAAATLADRYISDRFLPDKAIDLIDEAGARLRIRRMTAPPELKAMDGEIAAVKKRKEDAIDAQDFERAASLRDDEQKLISARAEKERQWKSGGLDDISEVDEELIAEVLANSTGIPVFKLTEAESTRLLKMEDEIHKRVIGQNEAIKSISQAIRRTRSGLKDPKRPGGSFIFAGPTGVGKTELAKALAEFLFGDEDALITLDMSEYSEKHTVSRLFGAPPGYVGYEEGGQLTEKVRRRPFSVVLFDEVEKAHADLFNSLLQILEDGRLTDSQGRVVDFKNTIIIMTTNLGTRDISKSVATGFQSGSDTQTGYNRMRARVTEELKQHFRPEFLNRVDDVVVFPQLTQDEIIEIVDLMVARLEGRLADKGMGIELTPAAKVLLATRGYDPAMGARPLRRTIQREIEDHLSEKILFGEIKSGDIIAVDVEGEGDEAKFTFVGTARPKIPDAITASA
- a CDS encoding histone-like nucleoid-structuring protein Lsr2, with translation MAQKIHVTLVDDLDQSPADENITFGLDGVSYEIDLSAHNAEELRTALAKYIAVGRRAGGRAARGRGPAAASKSKSDVAEIRSWAKDNGYEVHERGRIQAEVRNAYYAAQGA
- the dhaL gene encoding dihydroxyacetone kinase subunit DhaL, producing the protein MTGSGNGSGQVLDAAWAIDWLRRSAAVVSENRVALIELDRAIGDGDHGENLDRGFTAIVAKLDQETPATPGAAFKMAAMTLMSKVGGAAGPLYGTAFLRAGTAVGDATALDASMLVAALTAARDGVVARGKAASGEKTMIDAWTPAVEAAAAEAAADGGPAVVLAAAADAAEAGAIATDPLIARKGRASYLGERAIGHRDPGAASSALILRAAADAAAASAGSAAGGSAPAGSAS